cagtgtgactgtctctcagtaccgtccctcccacagtgtgactgtctctcagtaccgtccctcccacagtgtgactgtctctcagtaccgtccctcccacagtgtgactgtctctcagtaccgtccatcccacagtgtgactgtctctcagtaccgtccctcccacagtgtgactgtctctcagtaccgtccctcccacagtgtgactgtctctcagtaccgtccctcccacagtgtgactgtctctcagtaccgtccctcccacagtgtgactgtctctcagtaccgtccctcccacagtgtgactgtctctcagtaccgtccctcccacagtgtgactgtctctcagtaccgtccctcccacagtgtgactgtctctcagtaccgtccctcccacagtgtgactgtctctcagtaccgtccctcccacagtgtaacactccatTATTACTGTCCCAGTGACCCTCTCCATACTCTACTCTAGGCTCCAATGTGGATGCAATCCATGATGTGACAGTGGCCTATCCCTACAACATCCCACAGTCTGAGAGGGAcctgttcaccggcaactttccCAAGGAAATCCATTTCCACATCAAGCGCTACCCGGCAGCACACCTGCCCATCACGCTGGAGGGGCTGCAGGAGTGGTGTCGACTCCGCTGGCATGACAAGGAGCGGCTGCTACGCACCTTCTACCAGGGAGACCGCTCCTTCCGCGGCTTGGACCTGGGGCAGGACCAGAGTCCGGATCAGGGACAGGACCAGAACCCGCAACAAGTTCAGAACCAGAGTCAAGGACAGGGACTGGATCCGGAGCAGGACCGGAGCCCAGAACAAGGCCGGGACTTGAGTCCGAGTCAAGGACAGGATCTGAGCCTGTCGAGGGAATTACAGCCAATTACAGCCCAAGAGCAAGGCCGGAGTCTTAGGCGCAGATGGGTCCAGGGCTGGAATAGACTGCTGGGTCGGGGGCGGGTGTGGTTTGAGGGTCGCAGGCAGGTCTCGATGGGGCGGTACCGGGGCCAGGATCAAAGCCTAAGCCAGAGCTGGAGGCCTGCGCAACCACATGTCTACATCCCTCCCTGCAAGTCCCAGGGAAGGGTCTTCCTCATCAAGCTGTTCTCTGTGGTGTACTGGACCGCATTTGTGCTCGGCACCATGATGTTGCTCTGGTCCTACACATTAGCACGCTGGTACTTCTCCAGTGTGGCCATCTTTTTCATTATGCAGGAGCGGCTATTTGGGGGCATCGAGATAATGGAAATGGCTGCACAAAGGAGGGCTCAGCGCCACTCCAAGAAACACTGACCCCGCGGCTGTCTCGCTCATCCATCTGTCCAATCCCAGATCTCCTTGCACTGGTCTGGACAATCCTGGAACTTCTCCCAAAGGTCTGGCCAATCCTGGGGCTTTCCCTAATGGTCCAGCTAATCCCAGGGCATCTCCCACTGGTCTGGCCAATCCTAGAGCTTCTCCCACTGGATTGGCTACTCCTGGTGCTTCTCCCATCAATTCAGCCAATCCTGGTGCTTCAACTGGTCCGGCCAGCCCTGGACTCCTTCCACTGGTCTGACCAATTCTGGTGCCTCCATCCCCCGGATCAGCCAAACCTGGGATTTTCCCATCAATTTAGGCTGTCCTAGGGCTGTTTCCACAGGTGCAGCTAATACCGGGATGCCTCCTTCCAGTCCGGCCAGTCTTGAGGCATCAAATTATGGATCCACCAAATCCAGGGTCTTCTGACAATCTGTCCAGTCTTGGGCTTCACCCATTGATATTGCTGATCCCAGTAATTCAATCCATCCGCCCAGTTCCCGAATTACTCCTCTCAATCCGGCCAATACCAACAGAAGTCACATAATTTCTGCTAATCATGGGACACCATGCATAGGTCTGTCCAAAGGGAGACTGAACCTCaaactatagatgctggaaatctgaggtgAAGCCAGGTCACAATAgaacacccagcaggtcaggcagcatctgtggagtcagGAGTATAGAGCACATTCTACAGAAGTCTGTCAttgcacagatgttgcctgactggctgagtgttTCTGGTGTCTGATCTGGGAGCAGAGTAGAGGTGGGTCTCTCTCAGTGTGACAGAGTAGGGAGGAGAAGTGCTGCTTCACTCTGACCCAGACTCCACTCTTTGTCCCATGGCTCTTACTCCAGCCTGGAATCAGGGAATAAATGCTCGGAGGCTGAGTGCCAATGGAAGCGTCAGGCTGGAACAGCCACCGGCAGCTCAGGGTTAATGTGTTTCAGACTCATACCCCAGTTAAGGTCAGTGTATGCATTGGGTCCGTCCCTACTGAGGGTCAGAATGTATCTGGGACATGTCTTCTAGTGAgggttggtgtgtgtgtatggaggGCCATCCCCCTGCGAGGTTGGTCTCTGTGTGTGGATGACCTGTTCTCCAGTGAgcgtgtgtgggagggagggagggagggggacccCTTTGGTGAAGGTCcatgtgtgtgggggaggggaaccatCCTCAACTAGGGGTTAGCATGCATGTGtgtattctccccccccccccccagtgagggtcagtgtgtgctgTGTGGGACCCATCACCCAGTAAGggttggggtgtgtgtggatcTGTACTGAGGTGGACAGGTCTGTTCCCGTGGTTTACAGTGTACAGTCTTGTACACTTGGAGACTGCTCACTGCTCTGTTGACCCTCTCTGTCCTTTTCCCTCCTATCAGGTCTGAGTAAAGCGTGGGTTGTCTGTAATTTGTGTGTGCGTTTAATGTTCGGGACAAGAGGGTTCCCCTGTGTCAGCTGGTTTTGTTCTTTGTGTGAGGGTGTGAGGGAGCAGTTTGCTGACTTTTGCATAGTGTTGGAAGAGAGAATCTCTCAGTTTGCTGGTTATGTTGCATCTCTCTGGAGCTCTGCTAATGTTTGAGTGAGCGATGGATATTTTGGGAGCCGTCTGCTGGCTCCTCTTTTCTTGCGGATTGTCTACTTTTTATGACAAGCACTAACACCAATAAATACCTTCAGCTCTTCCTGCCTGTTTCATCAATGTCTCACTACAGCAAGGGGATCATCAacttaccccccaccccccccacacttcAGGTCTTGGGGTCATGTCATTGTTCCTGATAGGAGTCATGGGACAGGGCAGAGTGAAAGGTCACTCCCATCTACAAGGCTTTCCCTGGTTCTGTCCCAGAGTCTGCATTGGAAGATCTTACATCCTGGGTGTATTCCAGATATTGGATGGCTCTCACGCACCTCTGGCCATGCAATCTTACCTCCTGGCTGGAAACTGCAGGTCACCTTGTACTTGGGTTAAGATTGGAACTACCTCAGCTGATTTCTCCATTTACTAAAGGTATGGAGCAACATGGTGGATCCAGAGTACTGGTATGTTAATCCCAAGGTCACCTTTTGAATCCtgtctcagcatctgcagaattaaaATTCAAGCAATAAAATAGGACATTGAGATTAAAAGTCATTCTTGGTGACAGTAGGTATGACACTGGTGTGTGTTTGGTTTATGGAGAGAAGCCTGCAATCCACACCATTCCTTGATCTCTATCACAGAGGTGCAAACAATTTATCTGTAGATGCCTGACTTGATGCAGGCCGattaacataaccccattatTTTCTGTTGATTAAACATAGGCCTACAAGACCTCACCGCTTGCTTGTTTACAACAAGGAGTCAAAAAAGGAATAtttgttagaagtttaactttgtcacaaacaaCTCGAACTGTTTGGAACAGTCATGCTTCTGTGCTAGAAAACTGAGGTTAGCAGTAAGCCTCTTGGGCCCTGGGGAGTGAATAtccaccttaaatctgtgccctcttgtcttggaCACCCCCACATGGGAAAAGGATTTTGACAATTTACCCCGATAACAGATTCCTCTGCTCCAGGGAGAATAACTTATCCAGATGCTCTATCAAGCCAACATTGTATCCTTTCCCGTGCAAtcacacatccttcctatagagtggtgaccagaactgtatgcagtgctCCAGCTGTAGTCTAaccagattctggactagttcctgaggattggagggtggctaatgtaaccccactttttaaaaaaggagggagagagaaaccggggaattatagaccggttagcctaacgtcggtggtggggaaactgctggagtcagttatcaaagatgtgataacagcacatttggaaagcggtgaaatcatcggacaaagtcagcatggatttgtgaaaggaaaatcatgtctgacgaatctcatagaattttttgaggatgtaactagcagagtggataggggagaaccagtggatgtggtatatttggattttcaaaaggcttttgacaaggtcctacacaggagattagtgtgcaaacttaaagcacacggtattgggggtaaggtattgatgtggatagagaattggttagcagacaggaagcaaagagtgggaataaacgggaccttttcagaatggcaggcagtgactagtggggtaccgcaaggctcagtgctgggaccccagttgtttacaatatatattaatgacttggatgagggaattaaatgcagcatctccaagtttgcggatgacacgaagctgggtggcagtgttagctgtgaggaggatgcagggtgacttggataggttgggtgagtgggcaaattcatggcagatgcaatttaatgtggataaatgtgaagttatccaccttggtggcaaaaataggaaaacagattattatctgaatggtggccgattaggaaaaggggaggtgcaacgagacctgggtgtcattatacaccagtcattgaaagtgggcatgcaggtacagcaggctgtgaaaaaggcgaatggtatgctggcatttatagcgagaggattcgagtataggagcagggaggtactactgcagttgtacaaggccttggtgagaccacacctggagtattgtgtgcagttttggtcccctaatctgaggaaagacatccttgccatagagggagtacaaagaaggtttaccagattgattcctgggatggcaggactttcatatgaagaaggactggatgaactaggcttgtactcattggaatttagaagattgaggggggatctgattgaaatgtataaaatcctaaagggattggacaggctagatgcaggaagattgttcccgatgttggggaagtccagaacgaggggtcacagtttgaggataaaggggaagccttttaggaccgagattaggaaaaacttcttcacacagagtggtgaatctgtggaattctctgccacaggaaacagttgaggccagttcattggctatatttaagagggagttagatatggcccttgtggctacggggatcagggggtatggagggaaggctggtgcagggttctgagttggatgatcagccatgatcataataaatggcggtgcaggctcgaaggtctgaatggcctactccacc
The sequence above is drawn from the Mobula hypostoma chromosome 2, sMobHyp1.1, whole genome shotgun sequence genome and encodes:
- the lclat1 gene encoding lysocardiolipin acyltransferase 1, producing MLSLKGTFILLLLFFSSLFGSVFMLGPLLPIMLVSVPWYRWITDRVVAIWFTLPVAMLEMVLGVRVVITGDGFIPGERSVIIMNHRTRLDWMYLWNCLLRYSYLRMEKICLKSSLKSIPGFGWAMQVAAFIFIERKWERDREHLQLMLDHLCDIQQPLQLLMFPEGTDLTATTKGRSNEFAESRGLPKYEYVLHPRTTGFAFIVNHLRKGSNVDAIHDVTVAYPYNIPQSERDLFTGNFPKEIHFHIKRYPAAHLPITLEGLQEWCRLRWHDKERLLRTFYQGDRSFRGLDLGQDQSPDQGQDQNPQQVQNQSQGQGLDPEQDRSPEQGRDLSPSQGQDLSLSRELQPITAQEQGRSLRRRWVQGWNRLLGRGRVWFEGRRQVSMGRYRGQDQSLSQSWRPAQPHVYIPPCKSQGRVFLIKLFSVVYWTAFVLGTMMLLWSYTLARWYFSSVAIFFIMQERLFGGIEIMEMAAQRRAQRHSKKH